The DNA window CTGCCTGGGTTCGCGCCCATGGTTTTGGAACCCATGTCGGCCCCGGATTTGCGCAGCCGCCTCGGTTTTCAAATCCAGCCATCCGCACATGTCGATGGCTTGACGTGAGCGCGCCGCCCGGCGCGCCATCCGCCGCCTGCCCATCCGAGACCGCACCCACGAAAAAGCCCGCGAGATGCGGGCTTTTTCGTGGGTGCCTGCCAAGGCGCGAACGGGGCGCCTTGGCCATGCCTGGCGAGGTGTTGCTATGACTTCGCCGCCGCCACCATGTAGTCCACCGCGGCCTTCACGTCCGCATCGCTGGCGGTGCTGCCACCCTTGGGCGGCATCATGCCGCGCTTGCCGGTGTAGCCGTGAATGGCGCGGTCGTAAAGCACCGGTACGCCTTGCGCGATGATCGGCGCCCAGGCATCCTTGTCGCCAAATTTCGGCGCACCCGCAATGCCTGCACCATGACAGGCAATGCAGGTCGACTCATACAACGTCTTGCCTGCATCGGCGCTGGCAACGGTGACCGCCGCTGCCGCTGGGGCGCCGCCGGCGGGTTGCGAGGCCGCCGCCGCAGTCGCTGTGGCCGAAGCCGCCGGGGCCGGCGCAGCGCTCGACATGGACGCTGCATTGGCCTGCGAAGCGGCTTTTGCGCTGGAAGCGACGGCAACTTGTCCCACAGCTGCAACGCGCTGATCGACAGCCGCCGTCGACAGGGACAAGGATCCTGCCGGAGGCACGGTTTCGTCCGAGATGAAATGCACGATCAATAGCAAGACAATGACAGGCGTGGCAAAACCCACCAGCAAAATGATGATGGTCTTGCGCAGCGTGGATGCGAATGGCAGTTCGCCGCTTTCGTTGGAAGACTGGGATGGATGTTCGCTCATGATCAACGCGTGGTTATGAAATAGGTCTGGATGGTGAAACCTGCCGCATGATATGGCCTACGCGCATCGTTTTGGTCACACTCGCCGCAAACAGCGCTACTGATACACTCGCATGTTGATTTTCATCACCATAAGCTCGATGTAGAAGGGTCGGTTGCCCTGTTTTGTTGAAGGGAAAAAGCGCTTAGCGACAAGTTGCCGAACGCGCCGCCTGCACCACCGCAACATCGAGATCCGCGCCCGTAGCTCAGTGGATAGAGTATTGGCCTCCGAAGCCAAGGGCCGCTGGTTCGATTCCAGCCGGGCGCGCCAGATTCCTCTTAAAAACAACCATTGGCAGAGAATCCTCTGGGGAATTCCTGCGCCCACTGGCAGCGAATGCCATCTCCTTGGCCGCTGAATGCTTGAGGCTGGCGGCTCATTGCATGGACCCTCCGGAGACATCCATGAACAATATTTCGATGCTGATTGCCGGGCACAACATGTCCAGGCGGCCAGTGGGGCCGTGTTCGATCGCCGCAGCCCCCTTGGCGGCGGCCGATGCGGCCGCGAAGGCCTTCCCCGCCTGGGCCGCAATCGGCCCGGGGGAGCGTCGCGCCATGCTGATGAAGGCCGCGCAGTCGCTCGCGGCGAAGTCCAAGGCATTCGCGAATGCCGTTGCCGCAGAAACGGGGGGATCCGTCTTGTGGGCGGGTTTCAACGTTCACCTCGCCTCCGCTGGCGTGTGGCAACAGGCCGTTCTCAAGGGCTCGGAACTCTGCCCGGCAACCCATGGTTTGATCGTCGAGGCGCTGCACGATGCGGGCCTGCCAGCGGGTGTGGTGAATTTTGTCACCAACGCGCCGGCTGACGCCGCCGAGGTCGTGGAGGCCATGATTGCCCAGCCAGATCTGCATGTCGGCCGCGCGCATCATCGTCGACGAGAGCATCGCTGACGCCTTTGTGTCCCGCCTGGCGGCCAAGGCAAGCGGCCTGCCGCTTGGGGATCCGTGCTGGGCCCGGTCGTCGACATGAGTACGGTTGAGCGCTGCAACGCCCTCATCGACGATGCACTGGCCAAAGGTGCTTCGCTGGTCTGCGGCGGCAAGGCCGACAGCACGCTCATGCCGGCCACCCTGCTCGACCACGTCACTGCGGACATGCGCATTTTCCGCGACGAATCGTTCGGCCCGGTCAAACCGATCGTGCGGGTCAAGGACATCGAGGCGGCGATTGCCTGCGCCAACGACAACGAATACGGACTCTCCGCCGCCGTTTTCGGGCGCGATGTGGCGCGCCGCATGCCATGAACGTGGCCACGCGCCTCGAATCCGGGATCTGCCATGTCAACGGGCCGACCGTCCACGATGAGGCGCAGATGCCCTTCGGTGGCGTCAAGGGCAGCGGATATGGCCGATTCGGCGGCAAGGCCGGTGCGCACGAATTCACCGAACCGCGCTGGATCAGCGTGCAGACGCCGCCGCGCCATGACCCGTTCTGAACCCACCTCGGACCTAGGAGAGATCAAGATGCGACTGCCTGGAAAGAAGATTGTGGTGACCGGGGCAGCATCGGGTATCGGTGCGGAAACCGTCAAGGAGCTGAAGGGCGAAGGTGCCACGGTCGTTGGCGTCGCCGCAATCCTGCCGACGGAGTGGATCACTTTGTGCGGGCCGATTTGTCCGACCCCGCTTCCATCGCGCATGCCGCGGCCGCAGTGGGTGGTGGGATCGACGCGCTCTGCAACATCGCGGGACTGCCACCCACGCGCAGTGCCGCAGCGGTCCTGCGTGTCAACTTCCTGGGGTTGCGTGTTTTCACCGAGGTCGAGAAATACTGCGAGGCCCGCCATGTCGACGATGCACGCAGCTATTTCTTGTCCAAGGAGACGCTGATCGTCTGGACCATGCTGAATCGCTGGACGTGGCGTGATCGCGGCATCCGGATGAATTGCGTTAGCCATAGCCCGGTTCAGACCCCGATTCTTGCCGATTGCATTCAAACCCTGGGCGCACGCGCCGAGGAAGACATGAAGGTCATGGATCGCTCAGGGACACCCGAGGACATCGCGCCTCTGGTGGCTTTTCTCTGCTCGTCGCAGAGCGCCTGGATTCGCGGCACCAATCGGGGCACCAATATTTTCCCTGCGACGGTGGCATGTATGCCCATGTGCTCACGCACATGCACGGATTCGAATAGCTCGTCGCTGAACCGCGCCTGGAGTTTCGGCAGCCTGTGTGGCAGAGTCGGACCGCGATGGCCGACTCTGCGGGACTCCTGTTCGGCACGGGGCTCGAACACTGTCGTTGGACGGTGGGGGCTTGGAAACGGCCTTCATGGGTTGCCGTTTCATGCACGCCGGGGCGAGCGGGGAGCGACCCCGTGCGCACCAGCGCTTCATCGATTGTTCGTTTTCGGTTTTTGAGAAAACTTTCGCCCCGGAAATGCCTGTGACAAGGTCTGGATGGCGCCGGAGTCAGCAAAAGAGTAGCCAGGGAGGCGATTGACAGAATCCCGGAAGTCCTGGCTGCGGAGGATGTCGAGCAAGGTCTTCAACTGAGGTTGATCCAATGCATCCGCGTGGCAAAGAAGGAAATAACGCTCGCTCGCAATCGGGATGAAGTCCAGCTTGAATTGTCGCGCGGGCGTTTCAACCCCGAGGCCCACGTCCGCCATGCCACTGGCGACGTAAGCGGCGACGGCAGCATGGGTGTATTCGCCATGCTCAAAACCGTGGATGGCCCCGGAGTCGATACCCGCCTGGGCGAGGAGACATTCAAGAAGCAGGCGCGTACCCGATCCCCGCTGCCGATTGATGAAACGGACATCGGGACGGGAGAGATCGCGCACGTCATAGATCTTTCGCGGATTTCCCGCCGCCACGATCAGGCCCTGGCGGCGAACGACCGTGCAGATGACGCGGCAGGTGCGCGGGTCGAACCAGCGTGCGTAGTCCTCCAGAATGCGTCCCTCGAAATCACCGATGGGGACATGAAATCCGGCCAGATCACAGCCACCATCATGCAGGGAGGCCACAGCTTCGAGGCTGCCCACGTATTTGCATTCCACGGGCACATGTTGTTGCAGCACCAAGGCATCCAGCAGTTTTTCCACGGCGAATCCATGGCTGGCATGCACGCGCAAAGGGGCTGGGTTGGAGGTGACGACGCGCCCAATCTCCACCTCCAGTTCGGAGGACAGCGAAGCCAACGCCGGGTTCAGGCGCGCAGCAATGCGGCGGTCAGCCCAGACCAGCGTTTCACCCAGCGCCGTCAGTTTGGAGCCTTTGCCGCGCACCATGTTGAGTAACGGAGCGCCGAACATCGCTTCGCCCGAGCGCACCAGCTCCCACGCATGCCGGTAGGAGGCGCCTGTTTGCCGACATGCGGCCGAAAGGCTGCCATGTTCATGAACTTGAACCAGGAGTGCGAGCAGCTTTGGTGACAGCATCTGGCCATCCGCCTGCTTGATCGTCCACTGAGGGTGGATGGAAACCTTGTGCATTCGGGTTTTCCCTTTAGGCTGCCGCAAGCATAGCCGACATGCTGCGGCAACCGTGTTGCATGGGCCTGTCGGCGCATATTGCGAATGCCCGTGATGCCACGTAGATTCACTCTACAAACTGCGCCCTAATCATGCTTCGCACAGCATATTGATGCCGTCCGCAATGACAGGGTGCATCCGGTTTGGAAGGCGGCATCCGTGGAGACAACATGATCGCACCAGTTCGACCCCCTCAGATCGATTCCAAGGCAACCGCCAAGGCGGTGCAAGCCTTGATCGAGCGGCACCGGAGCCAGCCTGGAGCCCTGCTGCCGCTCTTGCATGCCGTGCAGGACACGCTCGGCCATGTTCCTGCCGACGCGGTACCGCTGATCGCCGCGGGGCTGAATCTGTCGCGCGCCGAGGTGCATGGCGTGATCACCTATTACCACCATTTTCGCAGCGAGCCGGCTGGTCGGCACGTGGTGCAGATTTGTCGCGCCGAGGCCTGTCAGGCATGCGGCGCCGACGCGCTCATCGACGCGGCCGAACGCTTGCTGGGCTGTGGGCTGCACAAAACCCGCCGCGACGACGCCGTGACCCTGGAGGCGGTGTACTGCCTGGGTCTGTGCGCCTCATCGCCGGCGCTGATGGTGGACGGCACGCCGCATGCCCGCGTCACGGCCGCGACACTCGCGCGCATCGTCGCGCAACTGGAAATCCAAACATGAACCAACTCGTGAAAGTCTTCGTACCGTGCGATTCCGCTGCCCTTGCCGTCGGGGCCGACGCGGTCGCGCACGCGCTGCGGACGGAATGCGCCAGGCGCGGTCACCCCATCGCGCTGGTGCGCAATGGTTCGCGCGGCATGTTCTGGCTGGAGCCCCTGGTCGAGGTGGACACGCCGCAAGGTCGCGTCGCCTATGGGCCGGTGACGCCCGACGACGTTCCGCAACTGCTGGACGCGGGCCTGCTGCACGGCGGGCCTCACGCGCTGGCACATGGGCTGACCGAACAGATCCCATACCTGGCCCGCCAGGAACGGCTGACTTTCTGCCGCATGGGTGCGACCGATCCACGGTCGCTTGCCGATTACGCGGCGCATGGAGGTTGGGACGGGCTGAAGCGCGCACTGGCCATGGACGGCGCCGCCATCGTCGAGCACATCACGCATGCGGGCCTGCGCGGCCGGGGCGGCGCCGCGTTTCCTGCGGGCATCAAGTGGAAAACAGTGCTGCATGCGCAGGCGGCGCAGAAATATGTGGTCTGCAATGCCGACGAAGGCGATTCCGGCACCTTCTCCGACCGCATGGTGATGGAAGGCGACCCGTACATGCTGATCGAAGGCATGGCGATTGCCGCTCTCGCGGTGGGCGCCACGCGAGGCTATGTGTACATACGCTCCGAATACCCGCACGCCGTCGCCACGATGGTCGAGGCCATCACCCGCGCCGGTGCGGCGGGCATTCTCGGCGACAGCGTCTGCGGCTCGGGCCACGCGTTTCACCTGGAGGTGCGCAAGGCCGCGGGGTCCTACGTCTGCGGCGAGGAAACCGCGATGCTGGAGAGCATCGAGGGCAGGCGCGGCGTCGTCCGGGCCAAACCGCCACTGCCGGCCATCGCCGGCCTTTTCGGTCAGCCCACGGTGATCAACAACGTCATCACGCTGGCCAGCGTGCCCGTCATCCTCGCGCGAGGCGCCGAGGCCTATCGCGATTTCGGCCTGGGCCGCTCGCACGGCACGCTGCCCTTCCAACTTGCCGGCAACGTCAGGCACGGGGGCCTGGTCGAGAAGGCCTTCGGCCTGACGCTGCGCGAGCTGCTGGTCGATTTCGGCGGCGGGACGGCTTCGGGACGGCCGATCAAGGCCGTGCAGGTCGGCGGCCCGCTGGGTGCTTACATTCCCGCGTCGCAATGGGATGTGCCGCTGGACTACGAGGCCTACGCGGCGATCGGCGCGGTGCTGGGGCATGGGGGCATCGTGGTGCACGACGATACGGCCGATCTGAGCCGGCTCGCGCGCTACGCCATGGAGTTCTGCGCCATCGAGTCGTGCGGCAAATGCACCCCGTGCCGCATCGGCTCGACGCGCGGCGTCGAGGTGATCGACAAGATACGGAACAACCAGAACCGCGCGCAGCAGGTGCACCTGCTGCGCGATCTGTGCGACACCATGCTGCACGGCAGCCTGTGCGCCATGGGCGGCATGACGCCGTATCCGGTGCTGTCGGCACTCAACCACTACCCGCAGGACTTCGGTGTCGAAGCGCCGGATCAGCAGGCCGCTTGAAGAACGGAGACACGCCATGCTCAACCACCTGAAGCAAGAGATCGACTACGGTACGCCGCAACGCGAGGCGGGCGCCGAGGTCACGCTGGAGATCGATGGTTTCGACGTCACCGTGCCGCAGGGCACTTCGCTGATGCGCGCGGCGATGCAGGCCGGCATCAAGGTGCCCAAGCTATGCGCGACCGACAGCCTCGAACCCTTCGGTTCGTGCCGGCTTTGCTTGGTCGAGATCGAGGGCCGGCGAGGTTTCCCGGCCTCGTGCACGACGCCCGCGGAGGCCGGCATGAAGGTCCGCACCCAGACGCCCCGCCTGCAGGATCTGCGCAAGGGGGTGATGGAACTCTACATCTCCGACCACCCGCTGGACTGCCTGACGTGCAGCGCCAACGGCAATTGCGAATTGCAGGAC is part of the Thiomonas sp. X19 genome and encodes:
- a CDS encoding cytochrome c5 family protein — encoded protein: MSEHPSQSSNESGELPFASTLRKTIIILLVGFATPVIVLLLIVHFISDETVPPAGSLSLSTAAVDQRVAAVGQVAVASSAKAASQANAASMSSAAPAPAASATATAAAASQPAGGAPAAAAVTVASADAGKTLYESTCIACHGAGIAGAPKFGDKDAWAPIIAQGVPVLYDRAIHGYTGKRGMMPPKGGSTASDADVKAAVDYMVAAAKS
- a CDS encoding SDR family oxidoreductase produces the protein MDHFVRADLSDPASIAHAAAAVGGGIDALCNIAGLPPTRSAAAVLRVNFLGLRVFTEVEKYCEARHVDDARSYFLSKETLIVWTMLNRWTWRDRGIRMNCVSHSPVQTPILADCIQTLGARAEEDMKVMDRSGTPEDIAPLVAFLCSSQSAWIRGTNRGTNIFPATVACMPMCSRTCTDSNSSSLNRAWSFGSLCGRVGPRWPTLRDSCSARGSNTVVGRWGLGNGLHGLPFHARRGERGATPCAPALHRLFVFGF
- a CDS encoding substrate-binding domain-containing protein, whose protein sequence is MHKVSIHPQWTIKQADGQMLSPKLLALLVQVHEHGSLSAACRQTGASYRHAWELVRSGEAMFGAPLLNMVRGKGSKLTALGETLVWADRRIAARLNPALASLSSELEVEIGRVVTSNPAPLRVHASHGFAVEKLLDALVLQQHVPVECKYVGSLEAVASLHDGGCDLAGFHVPIGDFEGRILEDYARWFDPRTCRVICTVVRRQGLIVAAGNPRKIYDVRDLSRPDVRFINRQRGSGTRLLLECLLAQAGIDSGAIHGFEHGEYTHAAVAAYVASGMADVGLGVETPARQFKLDFIPIASERYFLLCHADALDQPQLKTLLDILRSQDFRDSVNRLPGYSFADSGAIQTLSQAFPGRKFSQKPKTNNR
- a CDS encoding aldehyde dehydrogenase family protein, with protein sequence MLIAGHNMSRRPVGPCSIAAAPLAAADAAAKAFPAWAAIGPGERRAMLMKAAQSLAAKSKAFANAVAAETGGSVLWAGFNVHLASAGVWQQAVLKGSELCPATHGLIVEALHDAGLPAGVVNFVTNAPADAAEVVEAMIAQPDLHVGRAHHRRREHR
- a CDS encoding NADH-quinone oxidoreductase subunit NuoF, whose protein sequence is MNQLVKVFVPCDSAALAVGADAVAHALRTECARRGHPIALVRNGSRGMFWLEPLVEVDTPQGRVAYGPVTPDDVPQLLDAGLLHGGPHALAHGLTEQIPYLARQERLTFCRMGATDPRSLADYAAHGGWDGLKRALAMDGAAIVEHITHAGLRGRGGAAFPAGIKWKTVLHAQAAQKYVVCNADEGDSGTFSDRMVMEGDPYMLIEGMAIAALAVGATRGYVYIRSEYPHAVATMVEAITRAGAAGILGDSVCGSGHAFHLEVRKAAGSYVCGEETAMLESIEGRRGVVRAKPPLPAIAGLFGQPTVINNVITLASVPVILARGAEAYRDFGLGRSHGTLPFQLAGNVRHGGLVEKAFGLTLRELLVDFGGGTASGRPIKAVQVGGPLGAYIPASQWDVPLDYEAYAAIGAVLGHGGIVVHDDTADLSRLARYAMEFCAIESCGKCTPCRIGSTRGVEVIDKIRNNQNRAQQVHLLRDLCDTMLHGSLCAMGGMTPYPVLSALNHYPQDFGVEAPDQQAA
- a CDS encoding aldehyde dehydrogenase family protein, which translates into the protein MNVATRLESGICHVNGPTVHDEAQMPFGGVKGSGYGRFGGKAGAHEFTEPRWISVQTPPRHDPF
- a CDS encoding formate dehydrogenase subunit gamma; its protein translation is MIAPVRPPQIDSKATAKAVQALIERHRSQPGALLPLLHAVQDTLGHVPADAVPLIAAGLNLSRAEVHGVITYYHHFRSEPAGRHVVQICRAEACQACGADALIDAAERLLGCGLHKTRRDDAVTLEAVYCLGLCASSPALMVDGTPHARVTAATLARIVAQLEIQT